CGCCGTCGGAGCCGCCGTTAAGTACCATCGTATGATCGATTGTTCCCTTTCACTGCCGGTCCAGCTGTGCGGGTGCTGCACCTGCTGCTGTTGCCCTGCCCCGACGGGAGTGGGGACCGGCTCGTGGGGGATGCGCGCTGTGTAGGCGAGCATCGCCGCTAGAAAGAGCAGAGGCAACCGGCCCACCTCCGAGTCATCGAGGTGGGCTTTTCATTTGGAGGAGGGGCGCGTGGCGGGCAGTCTCGCCGGAGCGACGCACCAGGCACTGACCGTCCCCGGCCGGCGCGAGCCGGCGCTGTGGGGGCTCGTCGGGAACACCCCGATCATTCCGCTCGAGCCACCGGAGGGTCCCGGGTCCGCCCGGCCCGCGCTGCTCCTCAAGGCGGAGTGGTTCAACCCGGGCGGCTCGGTGAAGGACCGCCCGGCGCGGGAGATCCTGCGCAGCGGGCTCGCGATGGGCGCTCTGCCGCAGCGGCGCCTGCTCGACTCGTCCAGCGGCAACACGGCCGTCGCCTACGCGACGCTCGGCGCCGCGGCTGGGATCGGCGTGACGGTGTGCGTGCCCGCCAACGCCTCGCGGGCGCGACGCAACCAGCTCCGCCTCCTCGGCGCGGAGGTGGTCGAGACCGACCCGCTCGAGGGGAGCGACGGCGCCATCCGCCGCGCCCGGGAGCTCGCCGCCGCCGAGCCCGAGCGCTACTGGTACGCCGACCAGTACAACAACCCCGCGAATCCTCGGGCGCACGAGCGCACGACGGGTCCCGAGATCTGGCGAGACACGCGCGGCCGAATCACCCACCTCGTGGCGGGCGTGGGAACGAGCGGGACGCTGGTCGGTGCGGGACGGTTCCTGAAGGCGCGGCGCGCGGACATCCGCCTCGTCGCCGTCCAGCCGGAGGGCCCGCTGCACGGCCTCGAGGGGCTCAAGCACCTGGCGACGGCGATCGCCCCCGGCATCTACGACCCCTCGATCGTGGACGAGACGGTGTTCGTGGCGACGGAGGCCGCGGAGGCGAAGGTCCGCCAACTCGCGCGCGAGCGGGGAGTCTTCGTCGGCTGGTCCACGGGCGCGGCGCTCGTCGCGGCGGACCAGGTGCTCGCGCGCGCGGGCGCGCCGCGCGGCGGGCCGCCGGTCGTCGTGGCGATCGCGCCCGACGGTGGCGCCTCGTACCTCGCCGACGAGCGTCGCCTGCTCGGGGAGCCATGAGCGTGCGGATCGCCCCCGGTGTGCTGGCCGAGATCCGGCGGCACCTCGCCGCGGCGTACCCGAGCGAGGGGTGCGGCTTCCTGCTCGGCACGCGGGGACCAAACGGCAACGTCGTCGTCGACCGCGAGCTTCCGGTCCCTAACCAGCGGGCGGCGGATGGCGGTGAGCGCACGCGCTACCTCATCGCGCCCGACGACTTCCTCACGGCCGAGCGAGAGGCGCGGCGGGCCGGCCTCGTAGTGGTGGGCACGTACCACTCTCATCCCGACGTGCCCGCGCGCCCCTCGGCGTACGACACCGAGCACGCCTGGCCGTGGTGGTGCTACCTCATCGCGTCGGTCGCCGGCGGCGACGTGCGCGAGGAGCGAGTGTGGGAGCTGCGCGACGATCGAAGCGGTTTCGTGGAACGCGAACTCGAAGTGAAGGAGTCATGATATGCCGGTGACCGTGCACATTCCGACGCCCCTTCGGCCTTACGTCGGGGGGCGCGACGTCGTCGAGACGAACGCCGGAACAGTGGGCGAGATCATGGAGCGGCTGGCCGTCGAGCACGCGCAGCTGCGCGCCCATCTCTTCCGCGACGACGGGCGGCTGAGGACGTTCGTCAACGTCTACCTGAACGACCGGGACATCCGTGATCTCGCGCGCGAGGCGACGCGCGCCGCGGACGGCGACGAAGTCTCGATCGTGCCGAGCATCGCGGGAGGGGCGGTCAACGTGGCGACCGCGCTGCCCGAGCTCAACCACGCGGAGATCCTCCGCTATTCGCGGCATCTCATCCTCCCGGAGGTGGGGCCCGGCGGGCAGCGGCGGATCAAGGCGGCGCGCGTCCTGCTGGTCGGGGCGGGCGGGCTGGGCTCGCCCGCGGCGCTCTACCTCGCCGCGGCGGGCGTCGGGACGATCGGCCTCGTGGACTTCGACGCCGTGGACGCGACCAACCTCCAGCGTCAGATCCTCCACGGCACCGCCGCGGTCGGCCGGCCCAAGCTGGACTCGGCAGCCGAGCGGCTCGCGGATCTCAACCCGCACGTGCACGTCGAGACGTTCCCCGTGCGGCTCACCTCGGAAAACGCGCTCGAGATCCTGGGCGACTTCGACGTCGTGGCGGACGGCACCGACAACTTCCCTACCCGTTACCTGGTGAACGACGCCTGCGTGCTGCTCGGCAAGCCAAACGTCTACGGCTCGATCTTCCGGTTCGAGGGTCAGGCGTCGGTGTTCCACGCCGAACAGGGCCCGTGTTACCGCTGCCTCTACCCGGAGCCGCCACCGCCCGGGCTCGTCCCGTCGTGCGCCGAAGGCGGTGTGCTGGGCGTGCTGCCGGGGATCATCGGCAGCATCCAGGCGCTCGAGACGCTCAAGCTGATCCTCGGCGCGGGCGACACGCTCGTGGGGCGGCTCGTCCTGTTCGACGCGTTGAAGTTTCGCTTCCGGGAGCTCACGCTGCGCAAGGACCCCGACTGCCCGGTGTGCGGGCCTAACCCGACCGTGCGCGAGCTGATCGACTACGAGGCCTTCTGCGGGATCGGCGCGGCTCCCGCCTACGAGGGTCCGGAGATCACAGCGACCGACCTGGCGCGCGATCTCAGGGAGAACCCGGACCTCGTGCTCGTGGACGTGCGCGAGATGCGGGAGTGGGAGATCTGCCGCATCCCGGGCGCGCAACTGATTCCGCTGGGCCAACTCCCCGAGCGTCTGGGCGAGCTCGACGGCCATAAGGAGATCGTGACGCACTGCCACAAGGGCAGCCGCTCGATGCGGGCGCTCGAGATCCTGCGGGCGGCGGGCTTCTCGAAGGTGCGGAGCCTCCGAGGCGGCATTGACGCCTGGGCGACGGAAGTGGACCCGTCGGTGCCGCGGTATTGATCGCGTCTCAGCAGGTCACGTGGAACAAGCCGATCGCGCCCTCCGGCGCCTCGTTCCAGGCGCTGAGCGCCTCGGGGGTCGGCAGCAGGCAGACCTCGCAGCGGTGGCGGCTGAGGTATGCTTTCGCCTCCGGCGAGAGGTGGACGTTGCCGTACTGGCCCGAGCCGATGACCAGCAGGCTCGCGGCGTCCTCGAAGATGTGCCTCGCTTCGTCGAGCGAGATCGTGTGCGAGGTGCCGTAGATGCGCTTGGAGAGCTTCTTCTTGCGCTTCTTGACGGCGCCGCCGAGGCGGATCAGGATGTCGTGCTCGTAGCGCTGGCCGTCGATCTCGAGCCACCCGAAGCCGGTGCGATCAAGGTGGGGCCGCATAGCGGAGGGCCTCCGTGCCTGCCTTGACGGTAAGGTTGGATGCTCCGCGCAGGAAGTGCAAGGACGGCGGGCCTCCGATGCGAGAGCCTCCCCAAGAACCGCCGGGCGCTTTGACAGGACAACCGCCGGCCCGCGCGGTGCTGGAGATCGACGGCCTCGGCACGGCGGCGACCGTGGAGGGCGAGATCGCCCTCGGCTGACGGGCGAAGCCGGCGTTAGGAGAGTCGAGAAGACTGACCGAGAATAAGCCAGCTGACTCAGCTCTGCGCACTACGCCGCGGCGGCGAAGGTTCCGCTGGCGCTGCGCTCCCAGACGTAGTCGTAGATGCGGTACGCGAGAGCTTCGGCCTCTTGGTCTGAGAATGGCGGACGCGGCAGCGATTGCCAGAGGTTGTCGAGAATGAAAACCTTCACCTCCGCCTGGGTGCGCGTGTTCTGCGTCCAGTCGTGCATCGGCTTGAGAAGCTCTCGGAGCGACGCAAGCAGGGACCTGCTGGCTTGCTTCAGCCTTTCCCGGTCGGCTTTGCTGATGTTCGCCTTGAAGAGCAGGTCGAACAACGCCAGCTCATCATCAGTCAAGCCTTCCTCCGCCGCGCGCTTCTCTTCAGCGTCGAGGCTGCCGGCAAGCTCGACCAGCTTCGCAAACGTCTGCTCCACCGTCACGCGATCCTTCTCGCGGTTATAGTCGCCGATGATCTCCTGGTATTTCTTGTAGTAGTCCATCCGCATCGGGTTGCTGGCGAGCATCTGCGCCAGTCTCTTCTCAACGACGTCCCGGATGTCCTGAAGCGCGGCGTGCTTGCGCTTTACCTTACTCGCGAACTCGTCGCGGAGCTTGGCGAAGTCGATCTGACTCAGATCCACAGTCAGCCCTTCGGCGTGGTCCTCGCCGGGTTGCTGGGCGCGGATCGCCTCGTTGACGATCTGGTGCAGCTCCTTGAGGAGCGCGGTTACGTCGGCGGTGTCACGTTTCTCCTGCAGCTTCCTGTAGATCGCTTCGATGTTGTCGTGCCGTTCGGCGAAAGCGAACGCGCTCGGCTCCATCAGCAGCGCCTTGAAGCGGACGAAGACCTGCCTCGCCATGATCTCGAAACGGCGCTTCGCCTCGTCTGAGGTGCAGAGCGCGTCCACGGCGTCCCGCAGCGCCTCGATGCGTGCGAAGCCAGTCGCGCCCGCAAGCCGCGACGGGTCGAAGCCCAAGCTCCTGAGATGTTTCTCCGCAGCCTCGATGGCTTGCGATAGAGCGGTAACCAGCTCCTCGATCGGCGCGACAATGTCGCCGCCGTCGCCGCCCTCGGTGTCATCGCCCATCGCGTACTGGGCAAGCGCCTCGCGCAGGCTCTTGAGCATCCCGTTGTAGTCCACGATGACGCCGCAATCCTTGCCTGGATAGACGCGGTTGGCACGGGCGATGGCCTGCATTAGCGTGTGTGCCTTCATCGGCTTGTCGATGTAGAGCGTGGACAGGCACTCAACGTCGAAGCCGGTCAGCCACATGGCGCAGATGATGGCGACGCGGAACGGGTGCTCCGGGTCCTTGAAAGCGTCTTCCACGGCGACCCGCTTGCCGTCGGGCGTCTGGAAGCCGGTCTTCATCACCACGCGATGCGGGATGATGTCGATGTCCCACTTCTGAAAGTCGCGCACCTCGTTCTGCGCTTCGCTGATGATGATCTCGATGATCGTGCTTTCCATCCACTGCACCTGCCCGCGCAGTTGCTCCAGAGTCTTGACCAGACGCTCGCGTTGATCCGGGTCGGACGCCGAGTCCAGCTCCGCTTCCTTGACTGGAATCAGCGCCTCCAATAGGGACAGCTTCGCCTTCCAGCGAGGCTCGATGCGCTGGAACATCCGGGCGCACGTCAGCTTGTCGATGCACACCATCATGGACTTGCCGGTCTCCCAGCGGGTCGAGCAGTGCTCGACGAAGTCCTCGGCAAGTTTGTCCAGGCGGTCGTCTGCGGTGATGACCTCGTAGTCCTGCCCCAGCAGCTTCTCCAGCAGCGCGGTCTGGTCCGGGTCGAGTTCCGCCTCCTCGATCTTGGCGGCGATGCGGTCGTTGAGGTCCAACCGCGCGATACCGAGTTTCTCGCCCCGGTTCTCATAGACCAGCTTGACCGTGGACTGGTCCTCCTCGGAGCGCTTGAAGTCGTAGCGCGACACGTAGCCGCCGAAAATGCGACGGGTGAGGTGGTCATGCTTGAAGAGAGGAGTTCCGGTGAAGCCGATAAACGAGGCGTTCGGCAGCGCCAGCCGCATGTTGCGCGCGAACTTGCCCGCTTGGGTGCGATGCGCCTCGTCCGACACCACGATGATGTCATCCCGCTTGCTGTACGCTTCCTTCACATCCTGGTTGAACTTGTGAATCAGGCTGAACACAAAGCGATGATTCTCGCGGAGGCTTGCTTTCAATGCCTTGCCCGAGCCGGCCCGCGGCGTCTTCTCGTCGGTCACGCCACAGCCGATGAAGGTGCGCCATATCTGGTCATCCAGGTCTTCTCGGTCGGTCATCACAACGAAGGTGAAGTTGCCCGGCACGACGCGTCGTACCTTCTCCGCGAAGAACACCATCGAGTAGGACTTGCCGCTGCCCTGCGTGTGCCAGAAAACGCCCAGGCGACCCAGGTCGGGATGGGCGCGTTCGACCAGGGGCAGAGCCAGACCGGTATCTTTGCCGGTATTCGCTGAGAATGACGGCGGTTTGCGTACGGCTTCAGCGGCGAGAGGCAGTGCCTCAGGCGAAATGTCTGCCGGCAAAGACAGGATCGCTGACGAGTTGCCGCGGTTCACACGGTACACGGGGCGCCGCCTGGTGCGCTCGGGATACTGGCGCTTCAATTCCCCCTGTCGGACAACCGATGCGACCGCACTGTTCACGCCGAGCACTTGATGGTTTCGCGCCACGATCTTGCGCGTCCCGCCCGCCCGGCT
The nucleotide sequence above comes from Gemmatimonadales bacterium. Encoded proteins:
- a CDS encoding PLP-dependent cysteine synthase family protein, whose protein sequence is MAGSLAGATHQALTVPGRREPALWGLVGNTPIIPLEPPEGPGSARPALLLKAEWFNPGGSVKDRPAREILRSGLAMGALPQRRLLDSSSGNTAVAYATLGAAAGIGVTVCVPANASRARRNQLRLLGAEVVETDPLEGSDGAIRRARELAAAEPERYWYADQYNNPANPRAHERTTGPEIWRDTRGRITHLVAGVGTSGTLVGAGRFLKARRADIRLVAVQPEGPLHGLEGLKHLATAIAPGIYDPSIVDETVFVATEAAEAKVRQLARERGVFVGWSTGAALVAADQVLARAGAPRGGPPVVVAIAPDGGASYLADERRLLGEP
- a CDS encoding type I restriction endonuclease subunit R, which produces MITDINNEDRLVQQTFADHLRDALGWESVYAYNTETFGPNGTLGRATEREVVLLRDLHAALARLNPDLPESAREQAIEKLTRVDFARSLVQHNRDFYAFMRGGVPVDWRDPQGETRHALARVIDFRDATKNRFLAVRELKVQGVRVPHYNRRADLVCFVNGLPLVFIELKAVYKNIRAGFDENLTDYLHEHSIAHAFHHNAFLVISNGDHARYGSITSMWEHFVEWKRNDEREKGRVDAEVLLDGMLAKERLLDLVENFILFDDSRAGGTRKIVARNHQVLGVNSAVASVVRQGELKRQYPERTRRRPVYRVNRGNSSAILSLPADISPEALPLAAEAVRKPPSFSANTGKDTGLALPLVERAHPDLGRLGVFWHTQGSGKSYSMVFFAEKVRRVVPGNFTFVVMTDREDLDDQIWRTFIGCGVTDEKTPRAGSGKALKASLRENHRFVFSLIHKFNQDVKEAYSKRDDIIVVSDEAHRTQAGKFARNMRLALPNASFIGFTGTPLFKHDHLTRRIFGGYVSRYDFKRSEEDQSTVKLVYENRGEKLGIARLDLNDRIAAKIEEAELDPDQTALLEKLLGQDYEVITADDRLDKLAEDFVEHCSTRWETGKSMMVCIDKLTCARMFQRIEPRWKAKLSLLEALIPVKEAELDSASDPDQRERLVKTLEQLRGQVQWMESTIIEIIISEAQNEVRDFQKWDIDIIPHRVVMKTGFQTPDGKRVAVEDAFKDPEHPFRVAIICAMWLTGFDVECLSTLYIDKPMKAHTLMQAIARANRVYPGKDCGVIVDYNGMLKSLREALAQYAMGDDTEGGDGGDIVAPIEELVTALSQAIEAAEKHLRSLGFDPSRLAGATGFARIEALRDAVDALCTSDEAKRRFEIMARQVFVRFKALLMEPSAFAFAERHDNIEAIYRKLQEKRDTADVTALLKELHQIVNEAIRAQQPGEDHAEGLTVDLSQIDFAKLRDEFASKVKRKHAALQDIRDVVEKRLAQMLASNPMRMDYYKKYQEIIGDYNREKDRVTVEQTFAKLVELAGSLDAEEKRAAEEGLTDDELALFDLLFKANISKADRERLKQASRSLLASLRELLKPMHDWTQNTRTQAEVKVFILDNLWQSLPRPPFSDQEAEALAYRIYDYVWERSASGTFAAAA
- the moeB gene encoding molybdopterin-synthase adenylyltransferase MoeB, with translation MTVHIPTPLRPYVGGRDVVETNAGTVGEIMERLAVEHAQLRAHLFRDDGRLRTFVNVYLNDRDIRDLAREATRAADGDEVSIVPSIAGGAVNVATALPELNHAEILRYSRHLILPEVGPGGQRRIKAARVLLVGAGGLGSPAALYLAAAGVGTIGLVDFDAVDATNLQRQILHGTAAVGRPKLDSAAERLADLNPHVHVETFPVRLTSENALEILGDFDVVADGTDNFPTRYLVNDACVLLGKPNVYGSIFRFEGQASVFHAEQGPCYRCLYPEPPPPGLVPSCAEGGVLGVLPGIIGSIQALETLKLILGAGDTLVGRLVLFDALKFRFRELTLRKDPDCPVCGPNPTVRELIDYEAFCGIGAAPAYEGPEITATDLARDLRENPDLVLVDVREMREWEICRIPGAQLIPLGQLPERLGELDGHKEIVTHCHKGSRSMRALEILRAAGFSKVRSLRGGIDAWATEVDPSVPRY
- a CDS encoding M67 family metallopeptidase, whose translation is MSVRIAPGVLAEIRRHLAAAYPSEGCGFLLGTRGPNGNVVVDRELPVPNQRAADGGERTRYLIAPDDFLTAEREARRAGLVVVGTYHSHPDVPARPSAYDTEHAWPWWCYLIASVAGGDVREERVWELRDDRSGFVERELEVKES
- a CDS encoding MTH938/NDUFAF3 family protein; the protein is MRPHLDRTGFGWLEIDGQRYEHDILIRLGGAVKKRKKKLSKRIYGTSHTISLDEARHIFEDAASLLVIGSGQYGNVHLSPEAKAYLSRHRCEVCLLPTPEALSAWNEAPEGAIGLFHVTC